The proteins below come from a single Desulfitobacterium metallireducens DSM 15288 genomic window:
- a CDS encoding 2-hydroxyacyl-CoA dehydratase, with the protein MSVLNVGLDVGSTTVKMVVINDENQIVYKKYLRHFSNIKNTVIGMLEDAKNVIKGHGLTLMITGSGGFNISQKLDVPFIQEVIACTNAIKSIIPRTDAAIELGGEDAKITFLGDSMEQRMNGTCAGGTGAFIDQMASLLQTDATGLNELAKNYQNIYPIASRCGVFAKTDIQPLLNEGAAKEDIAASVLQAVVNQTISGLAQGRPIQGNVAFLGGPLHFMSELRERFIETLKLTDQDVVFPDDSQFFVAIGAAISSRGEQPISFECLYERTPAIYKMREDDSGAMDPLFANEVEYQAFKARHEKYKVKRESLESYSGKAYLGIDAGSTTTKIALIGEDGSLLYSYYGSNMGSPLESTIKALKELLGKLNPQTEIVHSAVTGYGEHLIKAALKVDIGEIETVAHFKAADFFLPGVDFVLDVGGQDMKSLVIKEGVIDSISLNEACSSGCGSFIETFANGLNVEVKEFAKLGVMSKKPVDLGTRCTVFMNSKVKQAQKEGADVSDISAGISLSVIKNALFKVIRLRSVEELGEKVVVQGGTFYNDAVLRSIEKILGRDVVRPDIAGIMGAFGSALVARERYEEDYESSLLQGEELDSFSTETTLKRCGLCGNNCMVTVKHFSNGSEFYSGNRCERGAGKEICKNDIPNLYDYKYKRVFNYKPLKVTEAKRGEIGLPRVLNMYEDYPFWYTFFTELGYRVVLSGRSSKKIYEQGMDTIPSESACYPAKLVHGHIIDLVNKGIKKVFYPSIPYNIEEDSGANNHYNCPVVTSYPETIWANMDIIRHDDITFYHPFLPLDMPKRMAKRLIKELAPEGIPKHELVEAMRKAYEELAAYKKEVQVQGEKTIEYIRQHQIKGIVLAGRPYHIDPEINHGIPEMMSSYGFAILTEDAIHHLMPVERPIRVVDQWVYHSRLYSAASYVAQQADLELVQLNSFGCGLDAVTTDQVKEILERYGKISTVLKIDEINNLGAARIRIRSLIAAINERDKRNFVPKKLYDLQERVVFTEEMKKNYTILSPQMSPIHFQFLKTGFEKAGYTIEILPSVDKSAVDEGLRTVHNDACYPAIIVVGQLMEALRSGKYDLNRTAVIISQTGGGCRATNYIAFIRKALRDAKLDHIPVLSLSASGLEKNPGFQITGALLNDLMQGLIYGDLLMRVLYRIRPYEKVAGSANALYEHWVEKCQESLRKGNRKEIRENIYGIVKDFDNLPIDEYLVKPKVGIVGEILVKFHPTANNNIVELLEAEGAEAVMPDLMDFLLYSAFDNQIKYQLLSGSFKSMINGNISIGVIEYYRRDMKKALKASKRFSAPQSIRHIANGAEKHLSLANQTGEGWFLTGEMVELIQSGVNNIVCLQPFACLPNHITGKGMIRELRRSYPLSNIAPIDYDPGASEVNQLNRIKLMLSVAQENLGKETMEKREIQTKEISLADGANPASVSG; encoded by the coding sequence ATGAGCGTATTAAATGTAGGATTAGATGTAGGCTCAACAACAGTGAAAATGGTTGTAATCAATGATGAGAATCAGATTGTTTATAAGAAATATCTCCGACACTTTTCGAATATCAAGAATACGGTTATTGGTATGCTGGAAGATGCAAAAAATGTCATAAAAGGACACGGGTTGACTTTGATGATCACCGGGTCAGGGGGATTCAACATTTCCCAAAAACTCGATGTCCCCTTTATTCAAGAAGTTATTGCCTGCACGAACGCGATTAAGTCGATCATTCCAAGGACTGATGCAGCGATTGAGCTTGGCGGTGAAGATGCGAAGATTACATTCTTGGGCGACTCAATGGAGCAACGGATGAATGGAACTTGTGCCGGAGGTACTGGCGCGTTTATTGATCAGATGGCATCTCTTTTGCAAACTGATGCAACAGGGCTTAATGAACTGGCTAAAAATTATCAAAATATCTATCCGATCGCTTCACGTTGCGGTGTGTTTGCAAAAACCGATATCCAGCCCCTTCTTAATGAGGGAGCAGCTAAAGAGGATATTGCGGCTTCTGTACTACAAGCGGTTGTGAATCAAACTATCAGTGGCTTAGCCCAAGGTCGGCCTATTCAAGGAAACGTGGCCTTTCTCGGGGGACCTTTGCACTTTATGTCTGAGCTTCGTGAACGTTTTATCGAGACGTTAAAGCTCACGGATCAAGATGTTGTTTTCCCAGATGATTCCCAATTCTTTGTCGCGATTGGGGCGGCAATCTCTTCTCGAGGCGAACAACCCATTTCTTTTGAATGTTTATATGAGCGGACGCCGGCCATTTATAAGATGAGAGAAGACGACAGTGGCGCCATGGATCCCCTCTTTGCCAATGAAGTCGAATATCAAGCCTTTAAGGCCCGTCATGAAAAATATAAAGTCAAACGTGAAAGCCTTGAAAGCTACTCGGGAAAGGCTTATTTAGGAATTGATGCAGGGTCAACGACTACGAAAATTGCCTTAATTGGAGAGGATGGAAGTCTCCTTTATTCGTATTATGGAAGCAACATGGGAAGTCCTCTTGAGTCAACGATTAAAGCGCTTAAGGAACTTTTGGGTAAGCTGAATCCCCAGACAGAGATTGTTCATTCGGCTGTAACCGGATATGGGGAACATCTGATTAAGGCGGCCTTGAAAGTGGATATCGGGGAAATTGAGACGGTCGCTCACTTTAAAGCGGCAGACTTTTTCTTGCCTGGTGTGGATTTTGTACTCGATGTTGGTGGACAAGATATGAAGAGCTTAGTCATCAAAGAGGGGGTCATTGATTCAATCAGCCTTAATGAAGCCTGTTCATCGGGTTGCGGTTCGTTTATTGAGACTTTTGCCAATGGCTTAAATGTTGAAGTGAAGGAATTTGCGAAGCTTGGTGTAATGTCGAAAAAACCAGTTGATTTGGGAACGCGCTGCACTGTTTTCATGAACTCTAAAGTGAAACAAGCTCAAAAAGAAGGCGCCGATGTGAGTGATATTTCCGCAGGGATTTCGCTTTCGGTTATTAAAAATGCCCTTTTTAAAGTCATTCGTTTGCGTAGCGTTGAGGAGTTAGGGGAAAAAGTGGTTGTACAAGGCGGGACCTTCTACAATGATGCTGTTCTGCGCTCCATCGAAAAGATCCTGGGTCGAGATGTAGTCCGTCCGGATATTGCAGGAATTATGGGGGCTTTCGGGTCGGCTTTAGTGGCCCGCGAACGTTATGAGGAAGACTATGAATCCAGCCTCCTTCAGGGTGAGGAGCTGGATAGTTTTTCAACCGAGACAACCCTGAAGCGTTGCGGACTCTGCGGAAATAACTGTATGGTCACAGTGAAGCATTTTTCCAATGGAAGCGAGTTTTACTCGGGTAACCGTTGTGAACGAGGAGCAGGTAAAGAGATTTGTAAGAACGATATTCCTAACCTCTATGACTATAAATATAAACGGGTCTTTAACTATAAACCGTTAAAAGTAACCGAAGCCAAACGGGGTGAAATTGGCCTGCCGAGAGTTCTTAATATGTATGAGGACTATCCCTTTTGGTATACTTTCTTTACGGAACTTGGATATCGGGTTGTTTTATCGGGTCGTTCCTCGAAAAAAATATATGAGCAAGGTATGGATACGATTCCTTCAGAATCCGCATGTTATCCGGCCAAGCTAGTACATGGTCATATTATTGATTTAGTGAACAAGGGAATTAAAAAAGTCTTTTATCCCAGTATTCCTTATAATATTGAGGAAGATTCGGGTGCAAATAATCACTATAACTGTCCCGTGGTAACCTCTTATCCGGAAACTATCTGGGCGAACATGGATATTATCCGTCATGATGATATCACGTTCTATCATCCCTTCTTGCCTTTAGATATGCCAAAGCGGATGGCTAAACGGCTTATTAAAGAGTTAGCTCCAGAGGGAATTCCGAAGCATGAACTGGTTGAGGCCATGCGCAAAGCCTATGAAGAGTTGGCTGCTTATAAAAAAGAAGTTCAAGTACAGGGCGAAAAAACGATTGAGTATATACGCCAGCATCAGATCAAAGGGATTGTTCTGGCAGGACGGCCTTATCATATTGATCCGGAAATTAATCATGGAATTCCTGAAATGATGAGTTCCTATGGATTTGCCATTCTTACTGAGGATGCAATCCATCATTTAATGCCGGTTGAAAGACCCATTCGTGTTGTTGACCAGTGGGTGTATCATTCTCGTTTATATTCGGCCGCAAGCTATGTCGCTCAGCAGGCGGATCTGGAGCTTGTCCAGTTAAACTCGTTTGGATGCGGTCTTGATGCAGTGACCACAGACCAAGTTAAAGAGATACTCGAGCGTTATGGTAAAATCTCTACCGTTTTAAAAATTGATGAAATCAATAACCTCGGAGCGGCTCGCATTCGGATTCGTTCCTTGATAGCGGCTATTAACGAGCGTGACAAACGTAACTTTGTTCCAAAGAAACTTTATGATCTCCAAGAAAGAGTTGTCTTTACGGAAGAGATGAAAAAGAATTATACGATTCTTTCACCGCAAATGTCACCGATCCACTTCCAATTTCTAAAGACAGGGTTTGAAAAGGCGGGGTATACAATCGAAATTCTCCCCTCAGTGGATAAATCGGCTGTGGATGAGGGTCTCCGTACGGTTCACAATGATGCCTGCTATCCAGCAATCATTGTTGTCGGACAGCTTATGGAAGCCTTGCGTTCTGGAAAGTATGATTTGAATCGAACTGCAGTGATTATCAGCCAGACCGGTGGCGGTTGTCGGGCTACCAATTATATTGCGTTCATTCGCAAAGCCCTTCGTGACGCTAAACTTGATCATATTCCTGTGCTATCCCTTAGTGCCTCCGGGTTAGAGAAAAATCCGGGTTTTCAAATTACGGGAGCCCTGCTTAATGATCTCATGCAAGGATTAATTTATGGCGATCTCTTGATGCGTGTCCTTTATCGCATTCGACCTTATGAAAAGGTTGCAGGATCAGCGAATGCTTTATATGAACACTGGGTAGAGAAATGTCAAGAGTCGCTTCGTAAGGGGAACCGCAAGGAGATCCGCGAAAATATTTACGGGATAGTTAAAGACTTTGACAACTTGCCAATCGATGAATATCTCGTCAAACCGAAAGTGGGTATTGTCGGCGAGATCTTGGTTAAATTCCACCCCACGGCCAATAACAATATTGTCGAGCTTCTTGAGGCAGAAGGGGCAGAAGCGGTTATGCCTGATCTTATGGATTTCTTACTCTATAGTGCCTTTGATAATCAAATAAAGTATCAGCTTCTTTCTGGCAGTTTTAAGAGTATGATCAATGGAAATATCTCTATTGGAGTAATAGAGTACTATCGTCGGGATATGAAAAAAGCCTTGAAGGCGAGTAAACGCTTCAGTGCTCCTCAATCGATTCGCCATATTGCAAATGGGGCGGAAAAGCATCTTTCACTGGCTAATCAAACAGGAGAGGGGTGGTTCCTAACCGGGGAAATGGTTGAACTCATTCAAAGCGGAGTAAACAATATTGTCTGCTTGCAACCCTTTGCCTGTCTGCCCAATCATATCACGGGGAAAGGGATGATCCGCGAGTTAAGGCGTTCTTACCCGCTTTCTAATATTGCTCCGATCGACTATGATCCCGGAGCGAGCGAGGTAAATCAGCTCAATCGGATTAAGTTGATGCTGTCTGTTGCTCAAGAAAATTTGGGAAAAGAGACAATGGAGAAGCGAGAAATCCAGACAAAGGAAATTTCGTTAGCTGACGGTGCTAATCCAGCGAGTGTATCAGGTTAA
- a CDS encoding TetR/AcrR family transcriptional regulator, protein MISTTEKKILEAALLLFSQRGYDAVATKEIAHQAGVSEMTLFRHFACKRNLFESMFETYIFTPQFKVLFEQQMEENLERDLIKICHCYQENLWKNQKIIMMQFRNQDFMSISDAPLLRFPSELKRLLLDYLSKMKEKGYFIADAEKWAVNILAYNFGLFMLCLVNKQLLSGTEIDNYIADYAQQLSVRSQCPIASGSRTTMEEN, encoded by the coding sequence ATGATCTCCACAACGGAAAAGAAAATTTTAGAAGCAGCTTTACTCCTATTTTCACAAAGAGGATATGATGCCGTAGCGACAAAGGAAATTGCCCACCAAGCCGGGGTTAGTGAAATGACGCTTTTTCGGCATTTTGCCTGTAAACGCAATCTTTTCGAAAGCATGTTTGAAACCTATATCTTCACTCCGCAGTTCAAAGTCCTCTTTGAACAACAAATGGAGGAAAACTTAGAAAGAGATTTAATTAAAATATGTCATTGTTACCAGGAAAATCTATGGAAGAACCAGAAAATTATCATGATGCAATTTCGCAATCAAGATTTTATGTCCATATCTGATGCGCCATTATTAAGATTTCCTAGTGAATTAAAAAGGCTGTTACTGGACTACTTGTCCAAGATGAAGGAGAAAGGATACTTTATAGCTGATGCGGAAAAATGGGCTGTGAATATTCTCGCTTATAATTTTGGTCTATTTATGCTCTGTTTAGTCAATAAGCAATTGCTGTCTGGAACAGAGATCGACAATTATATTGCCGATTATGCCCAACAACTGTCTGTCCGTAGCCAATGTCCGATAGCGAGTGGCTCGAGAACTACTATGGAGGAGAATTAA
- the pta gene encoding phosphate acetyltransferase produces MGFLSTMKNLAKSDIQRIVLPEGEEERNLTAAATIHAEKVAEVILVGNEEVIKGNAKKLGINIEGIEIQDPAKSEKTSVYAKEFYELRKSKGVTEESAAKTLQDPLYYGTLMVKMNDAQGMVSGAIHTTGDLLKPGLQIIKTAPGISVVSSFFVMLLQNKEYGEDGTMLFADCAVNPNPNEDELAAIAISTAETAKNLCKMDPKVAMLSFSTMGSAKHENVTKVQNAVKKANELRPDLAIDGELQADAALVEKVGKLKAPNSKVAGEANVLVFPDLQAGNIGYKLVQRLAGAEAIGPICQGFAKPINDLSRGCSAEDIVNVVAITAVQAQTLKK; encoded by the coding sequence ATGGGTTTTTTGTCAACAATGAAGAATCTCGCTAAAAGCGATATTCAAAGAATAGTTTTACCAGAAGGTGAGGAAGAAAGAAACCTTACTGCAGCAGCAACCATCCATGCTGAGAAAGTTGCTGAAGTGATTCTTGTTGGTAACGAGGAAGTTATCAAGGGAAATGCAAAAAAACTTGGAATTAATATCGAAGGGATAGAAATTCAGGATCCCGCAAAATCTGAAAAGACCAGTGTCTACGCTAAAGAGTTCTATGAGCTCAGAAAATCAAAGGGAGTCACCGAGGAGAGCGCGGCAAAAACTTTACAGGATCCCTTGTACTATGGTACTTTGATGGTCAAGATGAACGATGCTCAAGGCATGGTTTCAGGAGCTATACATACGACAGGAGATCTGCTTAAACCGGGACTTCAGATCATTAAAACCGCACCTGGCATCAGCGTCGTATCCTCTTTCTTCGTCATGCTTCTTCAGAACAAGGAATATGGCGAGGATGGCACGATGCTTTTTGCTGACTGCGCTGTTAACCCAAATCCCAATGAAGATGAACTCGCGGCAATTGCCATTTCCACGGCAGAGACAGCAAAGAATCTCTGCAAGATGGATCCCAAGGTAGCGATGCTCTCATTCTCTACGATGGGCAGTGCAAAACATGAAAACGTGACTAAAGTTCAAAATGCTGTTAAAAAGGCTAACGAACTTAGACCAGATCTTGCGATTGATGGAGAACTTCAGGCTGATGCAGCGCTTGTTGAAAAAGTAGGCAAGCTGAAGGCTCCAAACTCGAAGGTAGCTGGAGAGGCAAATGTCCTCGTATTCCCGGACCTCCAAGCGGGAAACATTGGCTATAAGCTCGTACAGCGGTTGGCTGGAGCGGAGGCCATAGGACCTATCTGCCAGGGCTTTGCCAAACCGATCAATGACCTTTCAAGAGGATGCAGCGCAGAAGACATCGTAAATGTCGTGGCCATAACCGCTGTGCAAGCGCAGACGCTTAAAAAATAA
- a CDS encoding pyruvate kinase alpha/beta domain-containing protein, translating into MEVHYFEKPGSENSSEVVRLTLKRARELEISTFVVASNSGATAELFLDQGVQVVCVTHHVGFAGPGVDEMDKERRNSLEERGVKVLTTTHLFAGIDRALRLQNGGLYPAEIVAQTLRLFGPGVKVGIECSVMALDAGLIEFGEKVIAIGGTGRGADSAIVLTPNHSNSFFKTKVHEIICKPF; encoded by the coding sequence ATGGAAGTCCATTATTTTGAAAAGCCAGGTTCTGAGAATAGTTCAGAGGTGGTACGTCTAACTCTGAAGCGAGCACGAGAGTTAGAGATTTCGACGTTTGTCGTGGCGTCAAATTCAGGTGCTACAGCTGAATTATTCTTGGATCAAGGTGTTCAGGTTGTTTGCGTTACACATCATGTTGGTTTTGCCGGACCAGGTGTAGATGAAATGGATAAAGAACGCCGGAATAGTTTGGAAGAACGCGGAGTAAAGGTGCTGACAACGACTCATCTTTTTGCGGGGATTGATCGTGCGTTAAGACTTCAAAATGGAGGGCTTTATCCAGCAGAAATTGTAGCACAAACCTTAAGACTTTTTGGGCCAGGAGTTAAAGTCGGGATAGAGTGCTCCGTGATGGCACTTGATGCAGGATTGATTGAATTTGGTGAAAAAGTAATTGCTATTGGAGGAACAGGACGTGGCGCAGACAGCGCTATCGTTTTAACCCCTAATCATTCAAATTCTTTTTTCAAAACTAAGGTCCACGAAATCATTTGTAAACCTTTCTAA
- a CDS encoding 2-phosphosulfolactate phosphatase — protein MRVEVLPSAGTPVLPYLEDKLVIVIDVLRATSTMVTALANGCQALIPVLTPEDALEKRMEIPGALLGGERRAMRIEGFDLGNSPFDYAPEKVGGKRVIMTTTNGTRAIRAAAEAKAVWMASFLNLESIVEAIYRLKQKTLLEGIVIFCAGTEDRFDLPDTLCAGMLIDALGSDTRLNDLGEAALMLYQLSKHNLLEIIEQSDHGRSLLELGFEKDVIYCSTANILPIVPALVNGEVVWQMEGR, from the coding sequence ATGAGAGTTGAAGTACTGCCGAGTGCAGGAACGCCTGTCCTTCCTTATTTGGAAGACAAACTTGTCATCGTGATTGATGTTTTGAGGGCCACCAGTACCATGGTTACAGCTCTAGCTAACGGTTGTCAAGCTCTCATCCCGGTCTTGACTCCGGAGGACGCTCTGGAAAAACGCATGGAAATTCCAGGTGCACTCTTGGGTGGAGAACGTCGGGCTATGCGGATCGAGGGTTTTGATCTGGGTAACTCGCCCTTTGATTATGCCCCAGAAAAGGTGGGCGGAAAACGAGTGATCATGACAACAACCAATGGAACGCGTGCGATCCGAGCGGCTGCTGAGGCTAAGGCTGTCTGGATGGCTTCATTTCTAAATCTAGAAAGCATTGTCGAAGCGATTTATCGTCTGAAACAAAAAACGTTACTAGAGGGTATAGTGATTTTTTGCGCTGGAACGGAAGACCGCTTTGATTTACCGGATACCCTTTGTGCAGGGATGCTTATTGACGCGTTAGGCTCCGATACCCGATTAAATGATTTGGGAGAAGCGGCTCTGATGCTCTATCAGCTTTCAAAGCATAATCTGCTGGAGATCATTGAGCAATCGGATCATGGGCGCAGTCTTCTTGAATTAGGGTTTGAAAAGGATGTTATCTATTGTTCGACGGCTAATATTCTTCCTATTGTCCCTGCCCTTGTCAATGGAGAAGTGGTTTGGCAAATGGAAGGGAGGTAA
- the gcvPB gene encoding aminomethyl-transferring glycine dehydrogenase subunit GcvPB → MTELEPLIFELSREGRTGVSLPLCDVPEVAIDNLLPSDFIRVQEPELPEVSEVDVVRHFTRLSTFNHGVDTGFYPLGSCTMKYNPKVNEMLARLPGFTMLHPYQPEELTQGSLQLMYELQQDLGEITGMDAFTMQPAAGAHGEMTGILIVKAYHAHRQDAKRTKVIVPDSAHGTNPATAAMAGFEIVQVPSNERGGVDIEALRAVANDEIAALMLTNPNTLGLFDENILEIAQIIHDVGGLLYYDGANANAIMGLARPGDMGFDVVHINLHKTFSTPHGGGGPGAGPVGVKEFLKPFLPKPIVVKKEDGTYTLDYNRPLSIGRVRSFQANFGVLVRAYAYIRALGGEGLKEASENAVLNANFLMSILKEHYYVAYDRVCMHEFIITPKHLKSYGIHTLDIAKRLLDYGYHPPTIYFPLIVEEAMMIEPTETESMETLEKFAQSLIQIAEEAKTDPERVKNAPYNTLITRLDETAAARHPDLRWRKA, encoded by the coding sequence ATGACAGAGTTGGAACCGTTAATCTTTGAACTAAGTCGGGAAGGACGGACCGGAGTCAGCTTGCCCCTATGTGATGTCCCGGAGGTCGCTATCGACAATCTTCTCCCTTCCGATTTTATACGGGTGCAAGAGCCTGAATTGCCTGAAGTCTCAGAAGTAGATGTAGTTCGCCATTTTACCCGCTTATCGACCTTTAATCATGGGGTTGATACCGGCTTCTATCCTTTGGGTTCCTGTACGATGAAGTATAATCCCAAGGTCAATGAAATGCTGGCACGTTTACCGGGTTTTACGATGCTTCATCCCTATCAGCCTGAAGAGTTAACCCAGGGCTCCTTACAACTGATGTATGAGCTCCAGCAAGATTTGGGTGAGATTACGGGGATGGATGCTTTTACAATGCAACCCGCTGCCGGTGCCCACGGGGAAATGACAGGGATTCTGATTGTTAAGGCTTATCATGCCCATCGTCAGGATGCGAAACGGACGAAAGTAATCGTCCCAGATTCTGCCCATGGGACGAATCCTGCGACGGCTGCAATGGCAGGGTTTGAAATTGTGCAGGTTCCTTCCAATGAACGGGGTGGGGTAGATATTGAAGCCTTGCGCGCTGTAGCTAATGATGAAATCGCGGCGTTAATGCTCACGAACCCGAACACTTTAGGACTCTTTGATGAAAATATTCTAGAAATCGCTCAGATTATTCATGATGTAGGTGGGTTGCTCTACTATGATGGAGCGAATGCTAATGCGATTATGGGTTTGGCACGCCCTGGAGATATGGGCTTTGATGTCGTACACATTAATCTCCATAAAACCTTTTCTACGCCGCATGGTGGAGGCGGACCGGGAGCAGGACCTGTTGGGGTTAAAGAATTCCTCAAGCCTTTTTTACCGAAGCCTATCGTTGTCAAAAAAGAAGATGGGACTTACACTCTTGATTATAACCGCCCGCTATCCATCGGGAGAGTAAGATCCTTCCAGGCTAACTTTGGTGTTTTGGTCAGAGCGTATGCTTATATCCGAGCCCTAGGGGGAGAAGGATTAAAGGAAGCCTCTGAAAATGCAGTCTTAAATGCTAACTTTCTGATGAGCATCCTTAAGGAACATTATTATGTCGCTTATGACAGGGTATGTATGCATGAATTTATCATCACTCCGAAACACCTCAAATCCTATGGTATTCACACCCTTGATATCGCCAAGCGGTTGCTGGATTATGGATATCACCCGCCGACGATTTATTTCCCTCTTATTGTAGAAGAAGCCATGATGATTGAACCCACGGAGACTGAGAGTATGGAAACCTTGGAGAAATTCGCCCAGTCTTTAATTCAAATCGCGGAAGAAGCTAAAACGGATCCAGAGCGGGTGAAGAATGCACCTTATAATACGCTGATCACTCGTTTGGATGAAACCGCAGCAGCTCGACACCCTGATCTTCGTTGGCGTAAAGCGTAA